In one Fusarium keratoplasticum isolate Fu6.1 chromosome 5, whole genome shotgun sequence genomic region, the following are encoded:
- a CDS encoding Mur-ligase-M domain-containing protein: protein MSSAQEIQFAINRIYRALANKRKAGYRDIRLGLDRINRVVPDTQEWKGVHVAGTNGKGSICAFLAGLFKLAGLSYGSFTSPAFPERHNGVTINGLYVNPRMYEMEMRHVEAKWERIATNWRFQHGEDPEGLSPFELETATAFRVFNKMHVPYGIVEVGMGGATDATNAMKEKAVTVISKIGLDHQEFLGNTIENIAKVKGGIMQRNVPCIVDHTNPPSVIHALREHARQVGTDIILTWKAEPFLMTLDNSKWKLESYQVQNLLCAALAFRHLFPLKEIDLNKLMATNPFLPGRMETVQIYPPASGLESKSILVDGAHNMLGIEGLVSHVDKHMRKPDQPVTWVMGMSSSKHKPFHRIIEKVVKPQDNLAFVEFTPGTNDPQPAPANYGADHAKTIVKTPEQVYDGEPTIANALPWACEKAGQDGPVVVTGSLYLIRELFGLEGVRRARQLGTRRPGRAQLYRYVKLAQERNLTKEEAREFKQARRHFHLSPLRSKVFLNVRDGGSPQSPEVSAETSEQQRKAAYHKKQEEGYKKTIVAIQNDLKRPTTTTSGGNADEVVEAVGNLAARLEDLKNQASMHRKEYEAAMFNVRGHTAMAHKKYMGYRKIFGRSKKPKAPAGSPFLSSPGGRPIAVRKSSVTWNEQKVDEAAALAEQRGTSKRRKRASAPKEAKNADPFAAKLASARRNQPSSRRNHRKLANPLITHLRMAPTHLIIVCCHGIWLGGSSHGADEAEWLIADFQRGETPTFIQHVKAGVEVLALDRSGSALVFSGGPTRKETKISEAQSYANIAAEHGYWGLLQDGPSSDEILVEERALDSYHNVLFSLTLFYSKFKAWPSKITIVSHGFKKERLVDGHCAAIGFPLDRVSFIGIDPPGMVAAAAGASEGKDKEEAIKGVGLAMGEWRSDPHGRGESLAGKRAKRNPWGMSQGVFLDESLDRGGLVVRMQDGNEVLDEDTARPW, encoded by the exons ATGTCTTCCGCACAGGAAATTCAGTTCGCCATTAACCGCATCTATCGAGCCCTGGCCAACAAGAGGAAAGCGGGCTATCGGGACATTCGGTTAGGTCTTGACCGAATCAACCGGGTTGTACCAGACACTCAAGAGTGGAAGGGAGTTCATGTCGCCGGTACCAATGGCAAGGGCTCAATATGTGCCTTTCTCGCCGGCCTGTTCAAATTGGCCGGGCTCAGCTACGGCAGCTTCACATCACCCGCCTTCCCAGAGAGACATAACGGTGTCACCATCAATGGCCTCTATGTGAATCCGCGGATGtacgagatggagatgaggcaCGTCGAGGCCAAGTGGGAGCGCATCGCCACTAACTGGAGGTTTCAACACGGCGAGGACCCCGAGGGCCTATCACCATTCGAACTTGAGACAGCAACTGCCTTCCGCGTCTTCAACAAGATGCATGTCCCTtacggcatcgtcgaggttggcatGGGTGGAGCCACCGACGCTACCAATGCCATGAAGGAAAAGGCTGTCACCGTCATATCAAAGAttggccttgaccaccaAGAGTTCCTCGGTAACACTATCGAGAacattgccaaggtcaagggcgGTATCATGCAAAGAAACGTCCCCTGTATCGTCGATCATACTAATCCCCCCTCCGTCATCCATGCCCTCAGAGAGCACGCTCGCCAGGTAGGGACAGATATCATCCTCACCTGGAAGGCCGAGCCCTTTCTCATGACACTCGACAACTCAAAGTGGAAACTCGAGAGCTACCAAGTTCAGAACCTCCTCTGTGCTGCTCTCGCCTTCCGTCATTTATTCCCTCTAAAAGAAATTGACTTGAACAAGCTCATGGCTACGAACCCCTTCTTGCCCGGACGAATGGAGACGGTACAGATCTACCCACCGGCTTCTGGTCTTGAATCAAAAAGCATTCTCGTCGATGGAGCTCACAACATGCTGGGAATTGAAGGACTGGTTAGCCATGTCGACAAGCACATGCGAAAACCAGATCAACCAGTGACCTGGGTAATGGGTATGTCTTCGAGCAAGCACAAGCCATTCCACCGAATTATCGAAAAGGTTGTCAAGCCCCAAGACAACCTCGCTTTTGTCGAGTTTACTCCCGGCACCAACGATCCCCAGCCTGCACCCGCCAACTACGGCGCCGACCACGCCAAGACCATTGTCAAGACTCCTGAGCAAGTGTACGACGGGGAGCCCACCATCGCGAACGCTCTGCCATGGGCTTGCGAGAAGGCTGGCCAGGACGGACCAGTAGTTGTGACAGGAAGTCTTTACCTCATCCGAGAGCTCTTTGGTCTTGAAGGTGTTCGTCGGGCACGACAGCTAGGCACCCGGAGGCCTGGGCGAGCGCAACTATACCGATATGTCAAGTTGGCGCAAGAGAGGAACTTGACAAAAGAGGAGGCTCGGGAGTTCAAGCAAGCGAGGCGACACTTTCACCTGTCGCCCCTCCGAAGCAAAGTCTTCTTGAATGTACGTGACGGTGGCAGTCCTCAGTCCCCGGAGGTGTCCGCTGAAACGTcagagcagcagcgcaaAGCCGCGTACCAcaagaagcaggaggagggatACAAGAAGACCATCGTCGCTATCCAGAACGATCTAAAACGACCGACTACCACTACCAGTGGTGGGAATGCcgatgaggtcgtcgaggcaGTGGGAAACCTTGCCGCTCGgctcgaggacctcaagaACCAAGCCTCGATGCACAGGAAGGAGTATGAGGCGGCCATGTTCAATGTCAGGGGGCATACTGCGATGGCTCACAAGAAGTACATGGGCTATCGCAAGATCTTTGGGCGGTCAAAGAAGCCCAAGGCCCCTGCCGGCTCCCCGTTCCTCTCGTCACCGGGGGGCAGGCCTATCGCGGTGCGCAAATCGTCCGTGACATGGAATGAGCAAAAGGTGGATGAGGCTGCGGCATTGGCTGAGCAGAGAGGAACATCtaagagaaggaagagggcgTCTGCGCCAAAGGAGGCAAAGAACGCTGACCCGTTTGCCGCGAAGCTGGCTTCGGCCCGGAGAAACCA ACCCTCATCTCGCCGCAACCATCGCAAACTTGCGAATCCCCTCATTACACACCTCCGCATGGCGCCCACAcacctcatcatcgtctgcTGCCACGGCATCTGGCTCGGCGGGTCAAGCCACGGcgccgacgaggccgagTGGCTCATCGCCGACTTTCAGCGCGGCGAGACCCCCACCTTTATCCAGCacgtcaaggctggtgtggaggtcctcgcccttgaccgGTCCGGCTCTGCGCTGGTGTTTTCAGG GGGCCCTACGCGTAAGGAGACAAAGATATCCGAGGCTCAGAGTTATGCAAACATCGCTGCCGAACACGGCTACTGGGGACTCTTGCAGGATGGGCCATCTAGCGACGAGATCTTGGTGGAAGAGCGAGCACTAGACTCGTACCACAAcgtcctcttctccttgacgctCTTCTACTCCAAATTCAAAGCATGGCCTTCAAAGATCACCATCGTGAGCCACGGCTTCAAAAAGGAACGACTCGTTGACGGACACTGCGCAGCCATTGGATTCCCCTTGGACCGTGTTTCGTTCATCGGGATAGACCCGCCGGGCATGGTTGCCGCTGCTGCAGGCGCTTCTGAGGGAAAGGATAAAGAGGAGGCTATCAAGGGTGTTGGGTTGGCAATGGGCGAGTGGAGGAGTGATCCtcatggacgaggagagaGCTTGGCTGGGAAGAGAGCGAAAAGGAACCCCTGGGGCATGAGCCAAGGTGTTTTCCTGGATGAGAGTCTTGATCGTGGTGGTTTGGTGGTCAGGATGCAGGATGGGAATGAAGTTCTAGATGAAGATACggcaaggccatggtga
- a CDS encoding Acyl-protein thioesterase 1, translating into MSDEQQQQNNKSTVFRWLLIFLVPLIFLAIWNYKPDTTVTKKKDKMSIAPLVFPAASRHTATVIFVHGLGDTGHGWASAVENWRRRQRLDEVKFILPHAPQIPISVNMGMRMPGWFDVKQLGGDVNTLIRSEDTEGIKRSQQYFHNLIQEEIDAGIPSERIVLGGFSQGGAMSILSGLTCKNKLGGIIGMSSWLLLSQSFAGMVSPTDANRQTPVKMFHGDADPIVNIQRGKLSVDLLKELGYDVTWKVYPGMGHSACLEELDEVEAFLRQQLPPKN; encoded by the exons ATGTCCGAcgagcaacagcagcagaacAACAAGAGCACCGTCTTTCGCTGGCTCCTCATCTTTCTCGTCCCGCTCATTTTCCTCGCCATCTGGAACTACAAGCCAGACACCACCGTCACAAAAAAAAAGGACAAAATGTCTATTGCCCCGCTCGTCTTTCCCGCGGCGTCTCGCCACACGGCCACCGTCATCTTTGTCCATGGTCTGGGCGATACGGGCCATGGATGGGCTTCGGCTGTTGAGAATTGGCGAAGGAGGCAGAGGCTCGATGAGGTCAAGTTCATCTTGCCTCATGCGCCTCAGATTCCCATCAGTGTG AACATGGGAATGAGAATGCCGGGGTGGTTTGACGTG AAGCAACTTGGCGGCGATGTCAACACCCTCATCCGCAGCGAGGACACAGAGGGTATCAAGAGAAGCCAGCAGTACTTCCACAACCTGATCCAGGAGGAGATCGACGCCGGCATCCCTTCGGAGCGCATCGTCCTGGGCGGCTTCTCCCAGGGCGGCGCCATGTCCATCCTTTCGGGTCTGACCTGCAAGAACAAGCTCGGAGGCATCATCGGCATGTCGTCGTGGCTGCTCCTCTCGCAAAGCTTCGCGGGGATGGTGTCGCCCACCGACGCCAACCGACAGACCCCCGTCAAGATGTTCCACGGCGACGCGGACCCCATTGTCAATATTCAGCGGGGCAAGCTGAGCGTCGACctgctcaaggagcttggcTATGATGTGACTTGGAAGGTTTACCC TGGTATGGGACATTCTGCTTgtctcgaggagctggacgaggttgaggcttTCCTGCGCCAGCAGCTCCCTCCCAAGAACTAG
- a CDS encoding Protein kinase domain-containing protein: protein MLPERQFHANGRAAVASRERPMPGTPSRKEKHRESSALQDPGLKDYRLGECLGKGAFGSVYKAFNWGNGEAVAVKQIKLADLPKSELRMIESEINLLKNLHHDNIVKYIGYVKSVDALNIILEYCENGSLHSICKAYGKFPENLVGVYMTQVLQGLQYLHDQGVIHRDIKGANILTTKDGTVKLADFGVSTSTLAGGQDKEAQVVGTPYWMAPEIIQLSGASSASDIWSVGCTVIELLQGKPPYHNLAAMPALFAIVNDDHPPLPEGISAAARDFLMQCFQKDPNLRVTARKLLRHAWITGCRRTEAPVSKAPANFSDAVEEVKQWNKALKSSESSLRASTGSESGPSTRFLGGTPAKSSLALPKPRPGAEAFSKPELADDDNWDDDFATAISPSALQLPHLKPQDNFGGLLSSDRLKAFASVNDGRNDSSAYDDDFEGELMTIKGPNHWQDNDPQEQTIRPLPKKTTKTPELKSHSRNKSSSSRAVGSGRTRSPTKSHFNNKFELPSRPDVVYREHSVEDFSDLFVDNDSVFTHKVNQAVRRGSRQSDAPQLFHPSDLTTLPRSMQDPVGSSIKKKPSSRPSVLPDRPMRRTRSSIEIQKFAEDDDEDFSDIFGPEDSIAEKEESERGSEDGGLMLMSRVSSNSWLGDDEDEDDPFASMDPGWDEMDLEANIARDRHARLAEKVEGLVRSLKTTEGEDALAEFSEDLLALLWENSEVKNLIISAHGLLPILEILEPCTVKSRQYMILQLLKVVNAIILDDVEIQENLCFVGGIPIITKFAARQYSDEIRLEAAAFVRQMYQTSTLTLQMFVSAGGLNVLVEFLDEDYDVTRDLVLIGVNGIWNVFELQGPTPKNDFCRIFSRSKILYPLALVLHRVLDEEGEDELGELIEGRIVNIFYLFSQAENYVKEVVADRQVLKSVLKDLRRMTPIHQITMLKFIKNLSMLSTTIESLHSADAIEFLIDLLSYSMKKGQTHFREISNQVLNTLFNLCRLSKERQEDAAVGGIIPLLLRIMQTDRPPKEFALPILCDMAHSGSKGRRYLWQNKGLDFYVSLLTDQYWQVTALDAILIWLQEETANVESHLVEGSFTRAIVSCFGTNRLNAFDSNLLEPLLKLLRLSPSVAASLAKPEMFAGIAQRLGHKKAVVRLNLLRLVRTIVDACEPGLGSGDGTRSLNSSQVRSLMAAIQTLSEKDSAVLVRNLASELVKSNIEGSGRPHENVPSSVPSSTSSRRGSRRNTSYTPPGLHSSMSVPQTPTHRSRASLAGNAYIEVAASPRRSAAVEREGMLYRPRSRDGPTGIPRRISGEFGAAGKSRLPRTSLAGGSGSRSAVGVSGNGNSSAIGSRGDIPMIIRSESSMSNKENVGRAPGSRDGLGSRDGGMPPPAGLSGASGAVGKRRSRVPGEIKWP, encoded by the exons ATGCTGCCCGAGCGGCAGTTCCATGCCAATGGCCGTGCCGCCGTGGCCAGCCGCGAGCGACCAATGCCCGGCACGCCATCTCGCAAGGAGAAGCACCGTGAGAGCTCTGCCCTGCAGGATCCGGGGCTCAAGGACTAC CGCTTAGGTGAATGCCTCGGGAAGGGCGCTTTTGGATCCGTATACAAGGCTTTCAACTGGGGCAACGGCGAGGCGGTTGCTGTCAAGCAGATCAAGCTCGCGGATCTGCCCAAAAGCGAACTGCGCATGATTGAG AGTGAAATTAATTTGCTCAAGAATCTTCAT CACGACAATATTGTCAAGTATATTGGATACGTCAAGTCCGTTGACGcccttaatattattctCGA GTACTGCGAAAATGGTTCCCTGCACTCGATCTGCAAGGCTTATGGCAAATTCCCCGAGAATCTCGTTGGTGTCTACATGACCCAAGTCCTACAGGGACTTCAGTATCTCCACGACCAGGGTGTTATCCACAGAGACATCAAGGGCGCCAACATTCTCACCACCAAAGATGGAACAGTCAAACTCGCAGATTTTGGAGTTTCCACCAGCACTCTAGCTGGTGGACAAGACAAGGAGGCGCAAGTTGTCGGCACCCCCTACTGGATGGCCCCTGAGATCATTCAGCTGTCTGGAGCGAGCTCTGCCTCTGATATCTGGAGTGTCGGTTGCACCGTCATCGAGCTCCTTCAAGGCAAACCCCCATATCACAACCTCGCCGCCATGCCTGCGCTATTCGCCATCGTGAACGACGACCATCCCCCTCTACCTGAAGGAATCTCGGCG GCCGCCCGAGACTTTCTGATGCAGTGTTTTCAGAAAGACCCAAATCTTCGTGTAACAGCCCGCAAATTGCTCCGCCATGCTTGGATCACAGGCTGTCGTCGAACCGAAGCACCCGTATCAAAAGCACCAGCCAATTTCAgtgatgctgtcgaggaggtcaagcAGTGGAACAAGGCGCTCAAGTCATCCGAGTCATCGCTCCGAGCCTCGACTGGCTCCGAATCAGGCCCCTCGACACGGTTCCTCGGTGGAACGCCCGCCAAGAGTTCTTTGGCTCTCCCCAAACCCCGACCTGGCGCTGAAGCTTTCAGTAAGCCTGAACTTGCTG ATGACGACAATTGGGATGACGACTTTGCTACAGCCATCTCACCGAGTGCGCTGCAGCTACCCCATCTCAAGCCTCAGGATAATTTTGGCGGCCTCTTGTCCAGCGACCGCCTCAAGGCGTTTGCCTCGGTGAATGATGGAAGAAACGATAGCAGCGCctacgacgacgactttgagggAGAACTCATGACGATAAAGGGCCCGAATCACTGGCAGGACAATGATCCTCAGGAACAGACGATCCGGCCTCTACCGAAGAAGACCACCAAGACCCCAGAGCTCAAATCGCACAGCCGGAACAAATCGAGCTCGAGCAGGGCCGTAGGCTCAGGCCGGACCAGATCGCCTACGAAATCACACTTTAACAACAAGTTTGAGCTCCCATCGAGACCAGACGTTGTGTATCGCGAGCACAGCGTCGAGGACTTTTCGGATCTATTTGTGGACAATGATAGTGTATTCACCCACAAGGTGAATCAAGCTGTACGAAGA GGCTCACGGCAGAGCGATGCACCACAACTATTCCATCCATCAGACCTCACGACCCTGCCGAGATCAATGCAGGATCCCGTTGGGagcagcatcaagaagaagcccagcTCTCGACCATCCGTGCTTCCCGATCGACCTATGCGACGTACTCGGTCGTCGATAGAGATTCAGAAATTCgcagaggacgacgacgaagattTTAGCGACATTTTCGGCCCCGAAGACTCGATAGCCGAAAAggaggagagcgagagagGTTCTGAGGATGGCGGATTGATGCTAATGTCGCGCGTGTCGAGCAACTCCTGGCTaggagacgacgaggatgaagacgatcCGTTTGCGTCGATGGACCCAGGATGggacgagatggacttgGAGGCAAATATTGCCAGGGATCGACACGCCAGGTTAGCAGAGAAGGTTGAGGGATTAGTGAGGTCGTTGAAGACGacagagggcgaggacgccCTGGCTGAGTTCTCCGAGGACCTT CTTGCCTTGCTCTGGGAGAACAGCGAGGTGAAGAATTTGATTATCAGCGCCCACGGATTACTGCCCATTCTTGAGATCCTGGAGCCATGTACAGTCAAGAGCAGACAGTACATGATATTACAGCTGCTCAAGGTTGTCAATGCA ATTATCCTGGATGACGTGGAAATTCAAGAAAACCTCTGCTTCGTCGGTGGAATTCCCATCATTACCAAGTTTGCTGCACGGCAATACTCTGACGAGATCCGTCTCGAGGCAGCTGCCTTTGTTCGTCAGATGTATCAGACATCTACATTAACACTACAAATGTTTGTATCAGCAGGTGGTCTTAACGTCCTGgtcgagttcctcgatgAAGACTACGATGTTACGAGAGACCTGGTCCTTATTGGAGTCAACGGAATCTGGAACGTTTTTGAACTCCAAGGCCCAACGCCCAAGAACGACTTTTGCAGAATCTTTTCACGAAGCAAGATTCTTTATCCATTGGCACTGGTTCTACACAGggtcctcgacgaggagggcgaggacgaaCTGGGCGAGCTTATCGAGGGACGAATTGTCAACATTTTCTATCTCTTCAGCCAGGCGGAGAACTACGTCAAGGAGGTAGTGGCAGATCGGCAGGTGCTGAAGAGCGTACTGAAGGATCTACGCCGCATGACACCCATCCACCAAATCACGATgctcaagttcatcaagaACCTGTCGATGCTTTCGACAACCATCGAATCGTTGCACTCGGCTGATGCTATCGAGTTCTTGATTGATCTTCTCAGCTACAGCATGAAGAAGGGTCAGACCCATTTTCGCGAGATCTCCAACCAAGTCCTCAACACCTTGTTCAACCTCTGTCGTCTGAGCAAGGAGCGCCAGGAGGATGCTGCGGTTGGTGGTATAATCCCACTGCTTCTACGTATCATGCAGACCGACCGCCCACCGAAGGAGTTTGCTCTTCCGATCCTCTGTGACATGGCGCATTCAGGATCAAAGGGGCGGAGATATCTATGGCAGAACAAGGGTCTCGACTTTTACGTGTCACTACTTACGGATCAGTACTGGCAGGTTACCGCGCTTGACGCCATCTTGATTTGGCTGCAGGAGGAGACGGCCAACGTGGAGAGCCACCTGGTTGAGGGCAGCTTCACGCGCGCCATTGTCAGTTGCTTTGGCACAAACAGACTCAATGCCTTCGATTCGAACCTTCTGGAGCCGTTGCTCAAACTGCTGCGCCTGAGCCCGTCAGTTGCGGCGTCGCTGGCGAAGCCCGAGATGTTTGCGGGTATTGCGCAGCGTCTGGGACACAAGAAGGCTGTTGTGCGGCTGAACCTCCTCAGGTTGGTGAGGACCATTGTGGACGCTTGTGAGCCAGGATTGGGCAGCGGCGATGGAACACGGTCACTCAACAGCTCACAAGTGCGGTCTCTCATGGCTGCGATTCAGACCCTATCAGAGAAGGACTCGGCTGTCCTGGTGCGGAACCTGGCTTCGGAGCTGGTCAAGTCGAATATCGAGGGCAGTGGAAGACCCCACGAGAACGTACCGAGTTCTGTACCAAGTTCGACCTCATCACGTCGGGGATCGCGACGTAATACGAGCTACACACCCCCTGGACTACACTCGTCCATGTCGGTTCCACAAACGCCAACTCATAGAAGCCGCGCCAGCCTCGCGGGCAATGCCTACATAGAAGTAGCAGCGAGCCCGCGACgctcggcggcggtggaaCGGGAGGGTATGCTATACCGGCCGCGGAGCAGAGACGGTCCTACGGGGATTCCCCGACGTATCAGCGGCGAATTTGGCGCCGCGGGCAAGAGCCGGCTCCCGCGAACGTCTCTAGCCGGTGGCAGCGGCTCACGATCAGCGGTGGGAGTCAGCGGCAACGGCAACAGCTCTGCCATTGGATCACGAGGCGATATTCCCATGATCATCCGCAGCGAGAGCAGCATGAGCAACAAGGAGAACGTGGGTCGCGCACCAGGCAGCCGCGATGGCCTAGGCAGCCGAGACGGAGGCATGCCACCGCCAGCCGGTCTATCAGGGGCGTCAGGCGCCGTGGGTAAGAGACGGAGCCGAGTGCCAGGTGAGATCAAGTGGCCTTGA